A window of the Enterobacteriaceae bacterium 4M9 genome harbors these coding sequences:
- a CDS encoding LysR family transcriptional regulator: MDLKRLRYFCKVMEQGSISQAARVLNMAQPPLSKRIQELEEELNVTLFLRNGKRIEPSDAGYYLYRKACEILREVEDATRETVQIARRESRLLRIGLTPLFQCYFKPLFLELHRRNPHVELNISVSDSSNLKSLLNDALIDIALIQQPQQHDGYDMLACAPVTVVAVIAKTLLPEKPVGPLPYLELGHYPLVLLHRACDEGSCESLLDQFRKGGVSPQVIMHITQPGVILDWLESGLAGATLLPSSEVDATKLHNCHVLEVFPSPQVFFPAIVKTPGMSCIQELMDILEEGFPFAS; this comes from the coding sequence ATGGATTTAAAAAGGCTGAGATATTTTTGCAAAGTGATGGAGCAAGGTTCCATCAGCCAGGCCGCGCGTGTATTGAATATGGCCCAGCCACCGCTCAGTAAGCGCATTCAGGAGCTGGAAGAAGAACTGAACGTCACGCTATTTCTACGTAACGGAAAGCGTATTGAACCCAGTGACGCTGGATATTATTTATATCGTAAGGCCTGTGAAATATTACGCGAGGTTGAAGATGCCACGCGGGAAACGGTACAAATCGCCCGGCGTGAAAGTCGCCTGCTGCGAATTGGCCTGACGCCTCTTTTTCAGTGTTATTTCAAACCGCTGTTTTTAGAATTACATCGGCGCAATCCCCACGTCGAATTAAATATTTCCGTTTCTGATTCCAGCAATCTGAAGTCATTATTGAATGATGCTCTTATTGATATTGCGCTTATTCAACAGCCGCAACAGCACGACGGTTACGATATGCTGGCGTGTGCGCCTGTCACCGTGGTGGCGGTAATAGCCAAAACGCTGTTGCCCGAAAAGCCTGTCGGTCCGCTTCCTTATCTTGAGCTGGGGCACTATCCGCTGGTGCTGTTGCATCGTGCTTGTGACGAAGGCAGCTGTGAATCGCTGCTCGATCAGTTTCGCAAAGGTGGCGTTTCACCTCAGGTTATCATGCACATCACCCAGCCAGGCGTTATCCTCGACTGGCTGGAGTCTGGGCTGGCGGGCGCGACGCTCCTGCCATCCTCAGAGGTGGATGCAACAAAACTCCATAACTGCCATGTACTGGAGGTGTTTCCGTCACCGCAGGTATTTTTCCCCGCGATAGTGAAAACGCCGGGCATGTCCTGCATCCAGGAGTTAATGGATATTCTTGAAGAAGGGTTTCCGTTTGCGTCGTAA
- a CDS encoding LysR family transcriptional regulator, which yields MDNFATIPFFIAVVETGSFSAAAKKLSITKSAVSKRISQFEDDLGIRLLNRTTRKLSLTEAGVKYYEYVRAASQLAKEGEDAISRMQDQAQGLLRITVPMVFGRLHIAPLMPRFLQENPQIEVHMSMDDRMVDLVGEGFDMGIRIGQLSDSSLIARPLSPCSSVLCASPEYVRQYGEPQTLEDLQHHNCLFYSYFRGGAAWSFTGPSGPERFIPRGNYQVNNSEVLYEALLAGMGVCQMPKFIVGPALADGRLVPLLPNYHLPLHNVFAVYPQRRFMPEKMRLLLEFFARQFNETSPYRLTYES from the coding sequence ATGGATAATTTCGCAACTATCCCGTTCTTCATCGCGGTCGTTGAAACGGGCAGCTTTTCTGCCGCTGCCAAAAAACTGTCCATTACCAAGTCAGCGGTCAGCAAACGCATCAGTCAGTTTGAAGACGATCTCGGTATCCGTCTGCTCAACCGCACCACGCGCAAACTCAGCCTTACTGAAGCAGGCGTGAAGTATTACGAGTACGTGCGTGCTGCAAGCCAGCTGGCTAAAGAGGGCGAAGATGCCATTTCACGTATGCAGGACCAGGCGCAGGGATTACTGCGCATCACCGTGCCGATGGTGTTTGGACGCCTGCACATCGCACCGCTGATGCCCAGGTTCCTTCAGGAAAATCCGCAGATAGAAGTGCATATGTCGATGGACGATCGAATGGTCGACCTGGTGGGAGAAGGTTTTGATATGGGCATTCGCATCGGCCAGCTCAGTGATTCCTCGCTGATAGCCCGCCCGCTCTCGCCATGCTCAAGCGTGTTGTGTGCCTCGCCGGAATATGTGCGCCAGTACGGCGAACCGCAAACGCTGGAGGATTTGCAGCACCATAACTGCCTGTTCTACTCGTATTTTCGTGGTGGCGCAGCGTGGAGTTTTACCGGGCCAAGCGGGCCAGAGCGCTTTATTCCGCGCGGTAATTACCAGGTTAACAACAGCGAAGTGCTCTATGAAGCGCTGCTGGCAGGAATGGGCGTGTGTCAGATGCCTAAATTTATCGTAGGTCCAGCGCTGGCGGACGGCAGGCTGGTGCCGCTGCTGCCTAATTACCATCTGCCGCTACATAACGTATTTGCCGTCTATCCGCAGCGGCGCTTTATGCCGGAGAAGATGCGCCTGCTGCTTGAGTTCTTCGCCCGCCAGTTCAACGAAACCTCGCCTTACCGCCTGACCTACGAAAGCTGA
- a CDS encoding EamA-like transporter family protein produces the protein MRTQSSILLMAVGAGVLLTAMITTNSYLATWNSPLIASWFAHGSGAIVAWALLMVKLRPAQAVATAAPERKPPLWSYLGGIPGALTVLLAAIAVNSPLALAGTLGLMLTGQILFGLLSDLRGWFGVIKCRFSTLDLLSVALILCGSAILIIYR, from the coding sequence ATGCGTACCCAGAGCAGTATTTTGCTGATGGCGGTGGGGGCGGGTGTGTTGTTAACGGCCATGATCACAACCAACAGCTATCTCGCCACCTGGAACTCTCCGCTGATTGCCTCCTGGTTTGCCCACGGCTCCGGTGCGATTGTTGCCTGGGCACTGCTAATGGTAAAGCTGCGTCCGGCACAGGCCGTGGCGACCGCGGCACCTGAGCGCAAGCCACCTCTGTGGAGCTATCTGGGCGGTATCCCTGGCGCACTTACTGTGCTGCTGGCCGCTATTGCGGTTAATAGTCCACTGGCGCTGGCGGGCACGCTGGGGTTGATGCTCACCGGCCAGATTCTGTTTGGGTTGCTCTCCGATCTGCGTGGCTGGTTTGGCGTTATTAAGTGCCGCTTTAGCACGCTCGATTTGCTCTCCGTTGCCCTGATTCTGTGCGGCAGCGCCATTCTCATTATTTACAGATAA
- a CDS encoding DMT family transporter, with the protein MLIYIAIALVNGICISLSRSVNGRLSMERNAFYASLWNHIIGFLFLTLVILVMSGGFSGFQFNAPWFAYIGGAIGALFVAINSYILPRTGSTQAAMLIISGQMISGVVIDQILHPGHTLWAKLAGVLVIIAGIWVSKVSAMKKAGVDVALWPTLPGKKTRLKH; encoded by the coding sequence ATGCTTATTTATATCGCCATCGCACTGGTTAACGGCATATGCATCAGCCTGAGCCGCTCGGTTAACGGGCGTCTTAGCATGGAACGTAACGCCTTTTATGCATCCCTGTGGAATCACATTATCGGTTTTCTGTTTTTAACGCTGGTGATTCTGGTTATGAGCGGAGGGTTCTCTGGATTTCAGTTTAATGCACCCTGGTTTGCCTACATTGGTGGTGCTATCGGCGCGCTGTTTGTTGCTATCAACAGCTACATTCTGCCGCGTACCGGGTCTACACAGGCGGCGATGCTCATCATCAGCGGCCAGATGATTTCCGGTGTTGTCATCGACCAGATTCTTCATCCAGGTCATACCCTGTGGGCCAAGCTCGCGGGCGTGCTGGTGATTATTGCGGGTATCTGGGTTTCTAAAGTTTCGGCCATGAAAAAAGCCGGTGTGGATGTGGCGCTTTGGCCCACGCTGCCCGGTAAGAAAACAAGGCTTAAGCACTAA
- a CDS encoding aldehyde dehydrogenase family protein, with amino-acid sequence MSVIYSGISGEELAQQSIIVRNPWNDEIITEIAIDSRERVQQKLSAAWSFRPRLTREARREVLSRARSLLGQRKLALARLASTESGLSLQDTLREVDSLGTQLDIASEAALFSPVTVGSYSEASLSDAPQVLSLRSALNGVIAVITSFNHPLSQVLDKVALAIATNNRIVLKPSSKTPLCARALHALLVEAGMPEQMFTLVNCSDSLFADIAAHHHGVDRVSFSGSRAAAREIAFRVPSQRLVMDLSSNDALIVCADTDLKAAAGVTARGAFSHSGQAHGAVKWVLVERRCHDEFVRHLVNEARQWRNGDPLDPQASIGTLIDAASAAEIEQRIAISLALGATCVAGNQRQGASLSATVLTRVTPDMPVVTRETFGPVAPVMAFTDIDDAIELARNTRPGLNASLLTQDKALLARYPRAPAYASRQTSAFHSPLPF; translated from the coding sequence ATGTCAGTTATCTATTCTGGCATTTCGGGTGAAGAGCTTGCGCAGCAGAGTATTATTGTACGCAATCCGTGGAATGACGAAATTATCACTGAGATTGCTATCGACAGCCGCGAGCGTGTGCAGCAAAAGTTGAGTGCAGCCTGGAGCTTTCGGCCCAGGCTCACCCGCGAAGCGCGCAGAGAGGTGCTTTCTCGCGCCAGGTCGCTGTTAGGCCAGCGCAAACTGGCGCTGGCAAGGCTTGCCAGCACGGAGTCCGGGCTGAGTTTGCAGGACACACTCAGGGAAGTGGACAGCCTGGGCACACAGCTTGATATTGCAAGTGAAGCGGCCCTGTTTAGCCCTGTCACTGTTGGCTCATACAGTGAGGCCAGCTTGTCTGACGCACCGCAGGTGCTAAGTTTACGCAGTGCGTTAAACGGTGTTATTGCCGTCATTACTTCTTTTAACCATCCGTTGAGCCAGGTGCTGGATAAAGTGGCGCTGGCTATCGCGACCAATAACCGTATTGTTTTAAAACCCTCTTCTAAAACACCGCTGTGTGCCAGAGCCCTGCACGCGTTGCTGGTGGAGGCCGGTATGCCGGAGCAAATGTTTACACTGGTTAATTGCTCTGACTCGTTATTTGCCGACATTGCCGCGCATCACCACGGCGTGGATCGGGTCTCGTTTAGCGGCAGCCGTGCAGCGGCACGCGAGATAGCCTTTCGCGTACCCTCACAGCGGCTGGTCATGGACCTCAGCAGTAACGATGCGCTTATTGTCTGCGCCGATACGGATTTAAAAGCCGCTGCCGGGGTTACGGCCAGGGGCGCTTTTTCCCATTCAGGACAGGCTCACGGCGCGGTGAAATGGGTTCTGGTCGAGCGGCGCTGCCATGATGAATTTGTGCGTCATCTGGTCAATGAGGCCCGTCAGTGGCGCAATGGCGATCCGCTGGACCCGCAGGCCAGTATTGGCACCCTGATTGATGCGGCAAGTGCGGCAGAAATCGAACAGCGTATTGCGATTTCGCTGGCGCTCGGGGCAACCTGCGTTGCCGGTAACCAGCGTCAGGGCGCGTCGCTGTCAGCCACGGTATTAACCCGCGTGACGCCGGATATGCCAGTAGTGACCCGTGAAACCTTTGGCCCGGTTGCGCCGGTGATGGCGTTTACTGATATCGACGATGCCATTGAGCTTGCCCGTAATACACGCCCAGGGCTTAACGCCTCACTGTTAACGCAGGATAAGGCGTTACTGGCGCGTTACCCCCGAGCCCCGGCATACGCCAGCCGCCAGACCTCTGCCTTCCACTCTCCTCTACCGTTTTAG
- a CDS encoding pseudouridine-5'-phosphate glycosidase — protein sequence MKMVKYTNNDLLQYSEEVLDALNSGKPVVALESTVISHGLPYPENAATAMKIEQAVRNEGAVPATIGIENGKFVIGMTEQDIDRFASVKGIPKTTSRDIPVILARRGMGATTVASSIVAADLAGIAFFASAGIGGVHRGGEKSMDISADLIQFTRSKVAVVCAGAKSILDLGLTLEYLETQCVPLVSWQSDDFPAFYCESSGYRSPHRIDDAMEVASVIEHHWRLGNRSSVLITAPIDKENAIDKDDVEAIIQAAAEQAEREGIRGPGATPYLMRAVAKATEGRTVKANMSVLISNAAVGARLAVAHANFLKKGS from the coding sequence ATGAAAATGGTAAAATACACAAACAATGATTTATTACAGTACAGCGAGGAAGTGCTTGATGCACTTAATTCCGGCAAGCCGGTTGTCGCGCTGGAATCTACCGTTATTTCTCACGGTCTTCCTTACCCGGAAAATGCCGCGACGGCCATGAAAATAGAACAGGCCGTGCGTAATGAGGGCGCTGTACCTGCCACTATTGGTATTGAGAATGGCAAATTTGTGATTGGCATGACCGAGCAGGACATTGACCGATTTGCCAGCGTTAAAGGTATTCCTAAAACCACCAGCCGCGATATTCCGGTTATTCTGGCGCGCCGCGGCATGGGTGCGACCACGGTGGCATCGTCAATTGTGGCGGCCGATCTGGCGGGCATTGCCTTTTTTGCCTCTGCGGGGATTGGCGGCGTGCATCGCGGTGGCGAAAAAAGCATGGATATTTCTGCCGACCTGATTCAGTTCACCCGCTCAAAAGTGGCGGTGGTATGCGCCGGTGCCAAAAGCATTCTCGATCTCGGTCTGACGTTGGAATACCTCGAAACCCAGTGCGTGCCGCTCGTCTCCTGGCAATCCGACGATTTCCCGGCGTTTTACTGCGAAAGCAGCGGTTACCGCAGCCCGCACCGCATTGACGATGCCATGGAAGTGGCGAGCGTCATTGAGCACCACTGGCGTCTGGGCAACCGTAGCTCGGTGCTGATTACCGCGCCCATCGACAAAGAAAACGCCATTGATAAAGACGACGTGGAGGCGATTATCCAGGCCGCCGCTGAACAGGCCGAGCGCGAGGGTATTCGCGGACCGGGCGCTACGCCTTATTTGATGCGCGCTGTGGCAAAAGCCACCGAAGGGCGCACCGTGAAGGCCAACATGTCCGTGCTTATCAGCAATGCTGCCGTTGGCGCGCGTCTGGCCGTTGCCCACGCCAACTTCCTGAAAAAGGGAAGCTGA
- a CDS encoding HAD family hydrolase, producing MSKVLAIFDLDGTLVDTPSGIVRAFSSVLRANGLAAVDELAIRNTIGLPLEVAFTELMGMAKDDPRIPGLVLAYQQAFREQVLPIAPELVFPGVIDGLTRLREQGVVLAIATSKVSKSALALLEAAGLLPFFASVLGADDVKHPKPHPEMALTLMAAFHTPAALTCMVGDTTHDLLMARQAGIHGLGVTWGVHSREQLAQMEPVQIATHFAQTVDAILALRSQQALMA from the coding sequence ATGAGCAAGGTTCTGGCGATATTTGACCTCGACGGCACGCTGGTGGACACACCGTCCGGCATTGTGCGCGCCTTTAGTAGCGTGCTGCGGGCAAACGGGCTGGCGGCGGTGGATGAACTGGCGATCCGTAACACCATTGGCCTGCCGCTGGAAGTGGCATTTACCGAGCTTATGGGAATGGCAAAAGACGACCCGCGCATTCCTGGGCTGGTGCTGGCGTATCAGCAGGCGTTTCGTGAGCAGGTCTTACCGATAGCCCCTGAACTGGTGTTTCCGGGCGTGATTGACGGCCTGACCCGGCTGCGCGAGCAGGGCGTGGTGCTGGCGATTGCCACCAGCAAAGTCTCGAAAAGCGCGCTGGCGCTGCTGGAGGCCGCCGGTTTACTGCCTTTTTTTGCCAGCGTGCTGGGCGCAGACGATGTGAAGCACCCTAAGCCGCACCCGGAAATGGCGCTGACGCTGATGGCAGCGTTCCACACGCCAGCGGCCCTGACCTGCATGGTGGGCGACACCACGCACGACCTGCTCATGGCGCGCCAGGCCGGTATCCACGGTCTGGGGGTGACCTGGGGCGTTCACAGCCGCGAACAGCTTGCACAAATGGAGCCAGTGCAAATTGCCACCCACTTTGCACAAACCGTTGACGCCATTCTGGCGCTGCGTTCGCAACAGGCGCTGATGGCCTGA
- a CDS encoding questin oxidase family protein gives MNTVISASERTADVCQNRRERIDALLADASHHIEFNGHLSNHNKHAVVALAGLNASAGRIEEYYRQYVQETTYGYGLEPKRPSRVAVTHENCLSLLGQRTSFSSLCEFFDGEIARHGLRAVLVEWMPALMPGWVGAFTHATIHLGWGLDYGHPRMITEGLAYMVFSWVSCHPQRQRVSDQVSGNNAIESLIAVADMLEQDPVAFQAWAARVQNGQIAPKKAQCHPELKRSGLQYRIAMALAEGHPLMDAVPGWLVSEPLEDIWLQLHYCVAIIYLARPGDFVNLHLITSLHAMEEIAARLPQTQSRSVVRCFWQGMLGVLFSGGDIPASATFADLHVRWQGVTDNADAPDIHANWQTVIDAAIAEAEEHNPKLVYVAQKLWQRTGYQSVYRAAANCFTTTPELPPSFDELEADRGM, from the coding sequence ATGAATACAGTTATCTCTGCCTCAGAGAGGACGGCTGACGTCTGCCAAAACCGCCGTGAGCGCATTGACGCGCTGCTGGCAGATGCCTCGCATCACATTGAATTTAACGGCCATTTGTCCAACCACAATAAGCACGCGGTGGTTGCGCTCGCGGGGCTGAACGCCAGCGCCGGGCGCATTGAGGAGTACTACCGCCAGTATGTGCAGGAAACCACCTATGGCTATGGCCTGGAGCCAAAACGCCCGTCGCGCGTGGCGGTTACCCATGAAAACTGCCTGTCGCTGCTGGGCCAGCGCACCAGCTTCTCCAGCCTGTGTGAGTTTTTTGATGGCGAAATTGCCCGCCACGGGCTGAGAGCGGTGCTGGTCGAATGGATGCCCGCGCTGATGCCTGGCTGGGTTGGCGCGTTTACGCACGCCACGATTCACCTGGGCTGGGGGCTGGATTATGGCCATCCGCGCATGATAACCGAAGGGTTGGCCTACATGGTGTTCTCGTGGGTCTCCTGCCACCCACAGCGCCAGCGCGTGAGCGACCAGGTGAGCGGCAATAACGCCATTGAATCGCTGATTGCGGTGGCAGACATGCTGGAGCAGGACCCGGTGGCGTTCCAGGCCTGGGCTGCGCGGGTGCAAAACGGCCAGATTGCGCCGAAGAAGGCACAGTGCCACCCGGAGCTTAAGCGCTCAGGTCTGCAATACCGCATTGCGATGGCGCTGGCAGAAGGCCACCCGCTGATGGATGCCGTACCGGGGTGGCTTGTGAGCGAGCCGCTGGAAGACATCTGGCTGCAACTGCACTACTGCGTCGCCATTATCTATCTCGCGCGCCCCGGCGATTTTGTGAATCTGCATCTTATTACCTCGCTGCATGCCATGGAAGAGATTGCCGCCCGCCTGCCGCAAACCCAGAGCCGTAGCGTGGTGCGCTGCTTCTGGCAGGGCATGCTGGGCGTGCTGTTCTCCGGCGGCGACATACCCGCCAGTGCCACCTTTGCCGACCTGCACGTGCGCTGGCAGGGCGTGACGGATAACGCCGACGCGCCAGATATTCACGCCAACTGGCAGACGGTGATTGATGCCGCCATTGCTGAGGCCGAGGAGCACAACCCAAAACTGGTCTATGTCGCGCAGAAACTGTGGCAGCGAACCGGCTATCAGTCCGTTTACCGCGCAGCGGCCAACTGCTTTACCACCACGCCCGAACTGCCGCCAAGCTTCGACGAACTGGAAGCTGACCGGGGCATGTAA